The Mucilaginibacter mallensis genome has a segment encoding these proteins:
- a CDS encoding rhomboid family intramembrane serine protease, with amino-acid sequence MSTLWQNISSKMLRSGSKLYLLIGINVIVYLAINIPAVVEWLFTGSMDVITYYSNEYLALPAYLPKLLVRFWTPLTYMFMHAGIFHILFNMLWLYWIGQIFEEFSGYKRTVGLYLMGGFAGALFYILSYNFFPVFASALPLSTAVGASASVMAVIVATATLLPDYTIPLFIIGPVKLKWIAIAYVVFDFISIAGPNSGGEIAHLGGALIGFVYIKRLQKGHDWISSITNLFKAGPRLSNLKVVARNTAKKGPSRPRQEDVDRILDKISTNGYESLNKEEKEILFRASKNES; translated from the coding sequence ATGAGTACGCTTTGGCAAAATATATCGTCTAAAATGCTAAGGTCGGGTAGTAAATTATACCTGCTCATAGGCATAAATGTTATTGTTTATCTGGCGATAAATATCCCGGCGGTTGTTGAGTGGCTGTTTACAGGCTCAATGGATGTGATTACCTATTATTCAAACGAATATTTAGCGCTGCCTGCTTATTTGCCAAAACTGCTGGTGCGTTTTTGGACGCCCCTTACCTACATGTTTATGCATGCCGGTATTTTCCACATCCTGTTCAACATGTTATGGCTTTACTGGATTGGACAAATATTTGAAGAGTTTAGCGGCTACAAACGTACCGTTGGCTTGTACCTGATGGGTGGTTTTGCAGGTGCGCTTTTTTATATACTGAGCTATAACTTTTTCCCGGTTTTTGCTTCCGCCCTGCCATTAAGCACTGCAGTAGGCGCTTCGGCAAGTGTTATGGCGGTAATTGTTGCTACGGCCACTTTGCTACCCGATTATACCATACCCCTGTTTATTATTGGCCCGGTAAAGTTAAAATGGATAGCAATAGCCTATGTTGTTTTTGATTTTATAAGTATTGCAGGCCCAAATTCGGGTGGAGAGATAGCGCATTTGGGCGGGGCTTTAATAGGCTTCGTTTATATAAAACGCTTACAAAAGGGGCACGACTGGATATCATCTATAACCAATTTGTTTAAAGCAGGCCCGAGATTATCAAACCTTAAAGTAGTTGCACGTAATACGGCAAAGAAAGGTCCTTCGCGCCCAAGGCAAGAGGATGTTGACCGTATTTTGGATAAAATATCAACAAACGGGTATGAAAGCCTGAACAAAGAGGAAAAGGAGATATTGTTTCGTGCCAGCAAAAATGAAAGCTAA
- a CDS encoding endonuclease/exonuclease/phosphatase family protein, which produces MKAKKKQLTFIDKIFLWLNFFLCACLLLSYLAPVADPAKYWLIAFFGLAYPLFLVGGVIFIVYWLLRKSIWVLLPVICIAIGWSVLNKNIGFRSGSTPTTPPPSNDIRIMTYNVHNFKRYGAKNDASTKKEILAIINENQPDIIGFQEFYSRRHGQYDMVDSIQQILHTTNYYFEEFEHNSTEAIGMAIFSKYPIVAHGLISLSDDKTSGNQCLYIDVKKGVQTFRVYSVHLQSIRFDPEDYRYLSMVSGQGKADMGSTKRLGSKLKIAFIKRSAQVAKIKDHASACPYPYIISGDFNDTPSSFAVNQMSKGLKNAFCEKGSGLGRTYNGDFPNYQIDYIMASPVFDVMDYQIIEKRLSDHYPVCSDLVLK; this is translated from the coding sequence ATGAAAGCTAAAAAAAAGCAGCTAACTTTTATTGACAAGATATTCCTCTGGTTAAATTTTTTCCTGTGCGCATGTTTATTGTTGAGTTACCTGGCCCCGGTAGCCGATCCCGCAAAATACTGGCTCATCGCGTTCTTCGGGCTGGCCTACCCTTTGTTTTTAGTAGGGGGCGTAATTTTTATAGTCTACTGGCTGCTGCGTAAAAGTATATGGGTACTGTTGCCGGTAATTTGTATTGCTATTGGCTGGAGCGTATTGAATAAAAATATCGGTTTTCGTTCCGGTTCTACACCCACAACTCCACCACCTTCAAATGATATCCGTATCATGACCTATAATGTACATAACTTTAAACGCTATGGAGCAAAAAATGATGCATCAACCAAAAAGGAGATATTGGCCATAATTAATGAGAACCAGCCGGATATTATAGGTTTCCAGGAGTTTTATTCGCGCAGGCACGGCCAGTATGATATGGTTGATTCTATTCAGCAAATTCTGCATACTACCAACTATTATTTTGAGGAATTTGAGCATAATAGTACCGAGGCTATCGGTATGGCCATATTTTCAAAATACCCTATTGTAGCACATGGGTTGATCTCCTTATCAGATGATAAAACCAGCGGGAACCAGTGTCTTTATATCGATGTAAAAAAAGGCGTGCAAACATTCAGGGTATACAGCGTTCACCTGCAATCTATCCGGTTTGATCCGGAGGATTATCGTTATTTAAGCATGGTATCGGGCCAGGGTAAAGCCGATATGGGCTCAACCAAAAGATTAGGCAGCAAACTTAAAATAGCTTTTATAAAAAGGAGCGCGCAGGTAGCTAAGATAAAAGACCACGCCTCAGCCTGTCCTTATCCCTATATTATCTCCGGCGATTTTAATGATACGCCAAGCTCTTTTGCCGTAAACCAGATGAGCAAGGGCCTGAAAAACGCCTTCTGCGAAAAAGGCTCGGGCCTGGGGCGCACCTATAACGGTGATTTTCCGAACTACCAGATAGATTATATTATGGCTAGCCCTGTGTTTGATGTGATGGATTATCAGATCATCGAAAAAAGATTATCAGACCATTACCCGGTTTGCAGCGACCTGGTGTTGAAGTAA
- the cysS gene encoding cysteine--tRNA ligase gives MKQNLFVYNTLTRKKEEFKPLNPPHVGMYVCGPTVYSDAHMGNSRTYISFDLIFRYLNHLGYKVRYVRNITDAGHLEGDADEGEDKISKKAKLAQLEPMEIVQKYTVGFHEVMELLNILPPSIEPTATGHVIEQIELVKEILKSGYAYEVDGSVYFDVEKYSSSHDYGILNGRNLEDLLNNTRNLGGQQDKKGKLDFALWIKAKPEHLMKWPSPWSVGFPGWHLECSAMSNKYLGGQFDIHGGGLDLVPTHHTNEIAQNMASCGKMPANYWLHTNMLTVNGQKMSKSLGNSFLPHELFSGNNSILNKAYSPMTVRFFMLQAHYRSTLDFGNEAMEASEKGFKRLMNAFDLLDDLKASNSTDVEIKPLLNRCYEAMNDDFNSPVLIAELFEASRIINSVYDGKLKIDEYNLQLLKQLMKSFVLDVLGLKDEQAAGDDLPQLLNFIVNLRNEAKSNQDYATSDKIRDGLQKIGFQLKDTKEGTNWTKI, from the coding sequence ATGAAACAAAATTTGTTTGTTTACAATACATTAACACGCAAAAAGGAAGAATTTAAACCGCTTAACCCGCCGCATGTTGGCATGTACGTTTGCGGCCCCACAGTTTATAGTGATGCCCATATGGGTAACAGCCGTACTTATATTTCATTCGACCTGATTTTCAGGTACCTTAATCATTTGGGTTATAAAGTACGTTATGTACGTAATATTACCGATGCGGGCCATTTGGAAGGTGATGCTGATGAGGGTGAAGATAAGATCTCAAAAAAGGCAAAACTGGCCCAGCTGGAGCCTATGGAAATTGTACAAAAGTACACTGTAGGTTTTCATGAGGTAATGGAACTGCTTAATATACTGCCACCCAGTATTGAGCCCACTGCCACCGGCCATGTTATCGAGCAAATAGAACTGGTAAAAGAGATACTTAAATCGGGCTATGCTTATGAGGTGGATGGCTCGGTGTATTTTGATGTGGAAAAATATAGCAGCTCACATGATTACGGGATATTGAATGGCCGCAACCTTGAAGACCTACTAAACAATACCAGGAATTTAGGGGGCCAGCAAGACAAAAAAGGCAAATTGGATTTTGCCCTTTGGATAAAAGCCAAGCCTGAACATTTAATGAAATGGCCATCGCCATGGAGTGTTGGCTTTCCGGGCTGGCATTTAGAGTGCTCGGCTATGAGCAACAAATACTTAGGCGGCCAGTTTGATATACATGGCGGCGGCCTCGATCTTGTGCCTACGCACCATACCAATGAGATAGCGCAGAACATGGCAAGCTGCGGTAAAATGCCGGCTAATTACTGGCTGCATACCAATATGCTTACGGTTAACGGGCAAAAGATGTCGAAATCGTTAGGCAATAGTTTTCTGCCACATGAATTGTTCTCCGGAAATAATTCAATACTGAACAAGGCCTACAGCCCAATGACCGTGCGCTTTTTTATGCTGCAGGCCCATTACCGCAGTACGCTTGATTTTGGCAACGAGGCCATGGAAGCATCTGAAAAAGGCTTTAAACGCTTAATGAACGCGTTTGATTTGCTGGATGATTTAAAAGCATCAAACAGTACAGATGTTGAAATAAAACCCTTATTAAATCGTTGTTATGAAGCTATGAACGATGATTTTAATAGCCCGGTATTAATAGCCGAGCTCTTTGAAGCATCGCGTATCATCAATTCGGTTTATGATGGAAAGCTGAAAATAGACGAGTACAATTTGCAGCTTTTAAAACAATTAATGAAAAGCTTTGTACTTGATGTTTTAGGATTGAAAGATGAACAGGCCGCGGGTGATGACCTGCCTCAGTTATTAAACTTTATTGTAAACCTTAGGAACGAAGCAAAATCCAACCAGGATTATGCTACTTCTGATAAGATAAGGGATGGGTTGCAAAAGATAGGTTTTCAATTAAAAGATACTAAAGAAGGAACTAATTGGACAAAAATTTAA
- a CDS encoding nuclear transport factor 2 family protein, whose amino-acid sequence MKKIILTALTLSFFSSLAFAQKPALGVVDKVIKAEDNFNKLVARKGIKSAFLEVADPEGIVFKPQAVSIVDFYTNIDKQPGSLSWKPNFARISANGDLAFSAGPYIYQNGKNDTDKVYGDYVSIWRADVGNNMKLLMDLGIQHPEPEQDAVTDFTEPDSSKLIAPSKDPFNGKNIILATDKLFNHSLSISSLASYKEFLSPEGRYYFPGFEPIVGQDKIMKFIDNEDISISAETVNAGRSTSNDLAYSYGTARIKKGDVVSNYNYVRIWEIDKDHKWDILLEVFSAVENE is encoded by the coding sequence ATGAAGAAAATAATATTAACTGCTTTAACATTAAGCTTTTTCAGCAGTTTAGCCTTTGCACAAAAGCCCGCACTTGGGGTAGTAGATAAAGTTATTAAAGCCGAAGACAATTTTAATAAGCTGGTTGCACGCAAGGGAATAAAGAGTGCTTTTTTAGAGGTGGCAGACCCTGAGGGAATCGTTTTTAAGCCCCAGGCCGTTTCAATAGTTGATTTTTATACCAATATTGATAAACAACCCGGCTCATTAAGCTGGAAACCAAACTTCGCGCGTATCTCTGCTAATGGCGACCTTGCATTTTCGGCAGGGCCATATATTTACCAGAACGGTAAGAACGATACAGACAAGGTTTATGGCGATTATGTATCCATCTGGCGTGCCGATGTAGGTAATAACATGAAATTACTAATGGACCTGGGTATACAGCACCCCGAGCCTGAGCAGGATGCTGTAACTGATTTTACCGAACCGGATTCATCAAAACTGATTGCGCCAAGCAAGGACCCTTTTAATGGTAAAAATATTATACTTGCTACCGATAAATTGTTTAATCATTCATTATCTATCTCATCACTGGCCAGCTACAAAGAGTTTTTGAGCCCGGAGGGCCGATATTATTTCCCCGGATTTGAGCCAATAGTAGGGCAGGATAAGATCATGAAGTTTATTGATAACGAAGATATATCCATAAGCGCCGAGACGGTAAATGCCGGCCGATCTACAAGTAATGACCTGGCTTACAGCTACGGCACAGCCCGCATTAAAAAAGGCGATGTAGTGAGCAATTACAACTACGTGCGCATTTGGGAAATTGATAAAGACCACAAATGGGATATATTGCTGGAGGTATTCTCGGCAGTTGAGAATGAGTAA
- a CDS encoding LIC11966 family surface protein, translating to MKKLFTPFILLLIITCAAIHPAKAQDASSDPGAYMNVISDAETGMNKSYMAYISASAHSSRKRKIDKMREQAIEAIQTCQNTINYNLGPFKGDNSLRQGSLNYVGLCYKIFNDDYAHIVDMDDIAERSYDEMQAYLLLQQATNDTLQAAITRVNKAQETFAAKYNVTLTNDRTELGDKMKESNKLSEYRDKVYLIFYKCNWEDNQLTNAVNEKNVTKIEQTRSALGKYAIEGLATLDKMLGYDGDNTLIESVKQALNFYKDEAQVQIPKVTDFFLKEENFEKLKTTMEGKSADQRTKQDIDTYNNAVNDINASVKTYNETNNDLNNGRNDINKNYNDTEKAFIDTHTPYYKK from the coding sequence ATGAAAAAACTATTTACACCTTTCATTTTGTTATTGATCATAACATGTGCGGCAATACATCCTGCAAAAGCACAGGATGCCAGCAGCGACCCCGGCGCTTATATGAACGTGATCAGCGATGCAGAAACCGGGATGAATAAATCCTATATGGCCTATATCAGCGCGTCGGCCCATAGCAGCCGTAAACGTAAGATAGATAAAATGCGCGAGCAGGCTATAGAGGCAATCCAAACCTGCCAAAACACTATCAATTATAACCTTGGGCCGTTTAAGGGCGATAATTCCTTACGGCAGGGCAGTTTGAATTACGTGGGTCTGTGCTATAAAATTTTTAATGATGATTATGCCCACATAGTAGATATGGATGATATTGCAGAGCGTAGTTATGACGAAATGCAGGCTTACTTATTATTACAGCAAGCTACTAATGATACGCTGCAGGCCGCCATAACCAGGGTGAACAAGGCCCAGGAAACATTTGCAGCCAAATACAATGTAACGCTCACCAATGACAGAACAGAGCTTGGTGATAAGATGAAGGAATCAAATAAACTGAGTGAATACCGCGATAAGGTGTACCTGATCTTCTATAAATGCAACTGGGAAGATAACCAGCTTACCAATGCTGTAAACGAAAAAAATGTAACCAAAATTGAACAAACCCGCAGCGCACTGGGCAAATATGCCATTGAGGGCCTTGCAACACTCGACAAAATGCTTGGATATGACGGCGACAATACGTTAATAGAAAGTGTTAAACAAGCCTTAAATTTTTATAAGGACGAAGCCCAGGTACAGATACCAAAGGTTACCGATTTCTTTTTAAAAGAAGAGAATTTTGAGAAGCTTAAAACTACCATGGAAGGAAAATCAGCCGACCAACGGACCAAGCAGGATATTGACACCTACAACAACGCCGTAAACGATATAAATGCCAGCGTTAAAACTTATAACGAAACAAACAACGATTTAAACAACGGCAGGAATGATATTAACAAAAACTACAACGACACCGAAAAAGCGTTTATAGATACGCATACGCCGTATTATAAGAAGTAG
- a CDS encoding S41 family peptidase has product MKSLATLIALIIFPVLSYCQTIDKTANDAFVLIRMVNKFHVEPREVNSAFSVGVFKGMLQATDPGRIYFTSGDIYKLSPYTTTLNYEIKHRRTAYLSLFISIYQQRLKQADSLISIIGKTPFNFYTAEKLTVPEDTLHPQSLAAMQLKLYKKIKSGVLDELIDDMPDNFKALSLVKQKKYVDSAEVVFRKKVVASYKRRINHVLQNPYGITQYVGDIYCSTIATCFDPHTQFFPPEEKEMFEGELGKQRFMFGFTIKPDKAGGVLIDKLEPGSPAFKGGKLNKGDKFMALQWEGSPPVDVSDASINELSALMAESNHKAALFTMKKADGSTIQVSLQKEQVATDDDEGKVKSFILKGSGNTVGYIYLPAFYQDWDTNNDGLNGCANDVGREIIKLKKENINGLILDLRYNGGGSAGEATELSGIFIDAGPVEQVKEKNAKIYTMKDVDRGTIYDGPLVILVNGYSASASELVAGTLQDYNRAVIIGSPTYGKATAQVVFPMDTTVTYESMQVPSTNYLKITISRLYRVNGTTAQFKGVQPDIVLPDILDAYITKEADEPFALRPGTIAANKYYQPYPPQPLKALAAGVQTEIDTNKYFNAVKNFIAYSKQHNAVKDVSLNLKDALADTAPGIKMEEDAVAPGSRSKKFSVKNNQYELARMQADGSLKELNEEFSKQLSSDAYVGIAYDVLAKLKTP; this is encoded by the coding sequence ATGAAAAGTTTAGCAACGCTAATTGCTCTTATCATTTTCCCGGTTTTATCCTATTGCCAAACAATTGATAAAACCGCTAATGATGCGTTTGTGCTCATCCGCATGGTAAATAAATTTCATGTGGAGCCAAGGGAAGTGAACAGCGCATTTTCTGTTGGCGTATTCAAAGGCATGCTACAAGCCACTGATCCCGGCAGGATCTATTTTACCAGCGGTGATATATACAAGCTCAGTCCGTATACCACAACGCTCAATTACGAGATCAAACACCGCCGAACAGCCTATTTAAGCCTGTTCATAAGCATTTACCAACAGCGCCTCAAACAGGCTGATTCACTTATCAGCATAATAGGCAAAACACCTTTCAATTTTTATACTGCCGAAAAGCTTACCGTACCCGAAGACACCTTGCATCCTCAATCGCTGGCTGCTATGCAGTTAAAATTGTATAAAAAAATAAAATCAGGTGTACTTGATGAGTTGATCGATGATATGCCCGACAATTTTAAGGCCCTCAGTCTGGTAAAACAAAAGAAATACGTCGACAGCGCCGAGGTGGTATTCCGTAAAAAAGTAGTTGCATCCTATAAAAGGAGGATAAACCATGTTTTGCAGAACCCTTATGGCATAACCCAATATGTGGGCGATATTTATTGCAGCACCATAGCAACCTGTTTCGATCCGCATACCCAGTTTTTCCCGCCCGAAGAAAAAGAAATGTTTGAAGGCGAACTCGGCAAACAACGCTTTATGTTTGGCTTTACCATAAAACCCGATAAAGCCGGCGGCGTATTAATTGATAAGCTGGAACCCGGCAGTCCGGCATTTAAAGGCGGCAAGCTTAACAAGGGCGATAAGTTTATGGCCCTGCAATGGGAGGGTAGCCCGCCTGTTGATGTATCCGACGCATCAATAAACGAGTTGAGCGCGCTCATGGCCGAAAGCAACCATAAGGCGGCACTGTTCACCATGAAAAAGGCAGATGGCAGCACTATACAGGTGTCCTTACAAAAAGAGCAGGTGGCAACCGATGATGATGAAGGCAAGGTAAAAAGCTTTATACTGAAAGGCAGCGGCAACACCGTTGGCTATATTTATTTGCCCGCCTTTTATCAGGATTGGGATACCAATAACGATGGCCTTAATGGCTGTGCAAATGATGTGGGCCGCGAAATTATAAAGCTGAAAAAAGAAAATATAAACGGCCTTATACTTGACCTGCGCTATAACGGTGGTGGCTCGGCAGGGGAAGCTACCGAGTTATCGGGCATTTTTATTGATGCCGGTCCGGTTGAACAGGTGAAAGAAAAAAACGCGAAAATATACACCATGAAAGATGTTGATCGCGGCACTATATATGATGGCCCGCTGGTGATATTGGTAAATGGGTATAGCGCATCGGCCTCTGAACTGGTTGCCGGCACCTTGCAGGATTATAACCGTGCCGTAATTATAGGCTCGCCGACTTATGGCAAGGCTACGGCGCAGGTTGTTTTCCCGATGGATACTACCGTTACATATGAAAGCATGCAGGTCCCGAGCACCAATTATTTAAAAATTACCATAAGCAGGCTGTACCGGGTTAACGGCACTACGGCGCAATTTAAAGGCGTACAGCCCGATATTGTTTTGCCTGATATATTGGATGCCTACATCACAAAAGAAGCTGACGAGCCCTTTGCTTTACGCCCGGGGACCATAGCTGCTAACAAGTACTATCAGCCATATCCTCCACAGCCTTTAAAAGCCCTGGCGGCAGGGGTACAAACAGAAATTGATACCAATAAATATTTCAATGCGGTAAAAAATTTCATCGCTTATTCAAAACAGCATAACGCCGTAAAGGATGTTTCGCTGAATTTAAAGGATGCGCTGGCTGATACTGCTCCAGGCATAAAAATGGAAGAGGATGCCGTTGCGCCGGGCAGCAGATCAAAAAAATTCAGCGTAAAAAACAACCAGTATGAACTGGCCCGTATGCAGGCTGATGGCAGTCTTAAAGAGCTGAACGAGGAGTTTAGCAAACAGTTAAGTTCCGACGCTTATGTCGGCATAGCATATGATGTACTCGCCAAATTAAAAACTCCATAA
- a CDS encoding AAA family ATPase, whose translation MQHRSDVEAADALKKVYEQLRSEIGKVIIGQDEVVKYVLISIFSNGHCLLVGVPGLAKTLLVQTVAQVLDLDFKRIQFTPDLMPSDIIGSEILGEDRNFKFIPGPVFSNIILADEINRTPPKTQAALLEAMQEKAVTAAGVTHQLSKPFFVLATQNPIEQEGTYPLPEAQLDRFMFNVSLDYPSFKEELQVVKNTTSTAKADVKHILNAEQIIYFQQLVRNIPVADNVLEYAVKLASKTRPNSEFAGPQVKRLLNWGAGPRASQYLVLGAKCHAVLHGKYSPDIEDVRAVAKPILRHRIVRSYHAEADGLSTDDIIEQLF comes from the coding sequence ATGCAGCACCGATCTGATGTTGAAGCGGCTGATGCCTTAAAAAAGGTCTATGAGCAATTACGTTCCGAGATAGGAAAGGTTATTATAGGCCAGGACGAAGTTGTTAAATACGTACTCATATCTATTTTTAGCAACGGGCACTGCCTATTGGTAGGTGTGCCTGGCCTGGCAAAAACCTTGCTGGTGCAAACCGTAGCACAGGTGCTCGACCTGGATTTTAAACGCATACAATTCACGCCCGACCTGATGCCCTCGGACATTATCGGGTCTGAGATATTAGGCGAAGACAGAAATTTTAAATTTATCCCCGGCCCGGTTTTTTCAAACATCATCCTGGCCGATGAAATAAACCGTACACCACCCAAAACACAAGCCGCCCTGCTTGAAGCCATGCAGGAAAAAGCGGTTACTGCCGCAGGGGTTACGCATCAACTTTCAAAACCATTTTTTGTACTGGCTACACAAAACCCCATAGAGCAGGAGGGAACCTACCCATTACCGGAGGCCCAACTCGACCGCTTTATGTTTAATGTATCTTTAGATTACCCATCATTTAAAGAGGAGCTACAGGTAGTTAAAAATACAACCAGCACAGCGAAGGCCGATGTTAAACATATTTTAAACGCCGAGCAGATCATCTATTTTCAGCAATTGGTACGCAATATTCCTGTCGCCGATAATGTGTTGGAATATGCTGTAAAACTGGCATCAAAAACACGCCCTAACAGCGAGTTTGCTGGTCCGCAGGTTAAGCGCCTGCTGAACTGGGGAGCAGGTCCGCGTGCGTCGCAATATTTAGTTTTAGGCGCTAAATGCCATGCTGTTTTACATGGTAAATACTCGCCCGATATTGAGGATGTACGTGCCGTAGCAAAACCCATATTGCGCCACCGCATAGTACGTAGCTACCACGCGGAGGCTGATGGCCTGTCAACTGATGATATTATTGAACAGTTGTTTTAA
- a CDS encoding peptidylprolyl isomerase — protein MRKFGIAILSIFLTISVASAQQHTTDSAAMANMPRHTLDKIAGVVGNSIILQSDIELSYANYLAQGGAPNPAVKCQIIQGLISQKILAQQAIIDSIDVKDDEVDNEVDRRMRTMEQRAGGQDKLEQFLGRSVIQYKDEVRPDIREGMVADKMKQKITDKLNVTPEDVEKYFNAMPKDSLPTFNKEVEVGEIVFQPKLTKEEKQAYKQKAEDLRNRVKNGEDFGTLARLYSQDPVSAAEGGDVGFADRNTFVKEFTAWAFKLKAGEISPVFETDYGFHFLQVIERRGEQVHVRHILVIPAVTSASLIRSKARADSIYNLMVKNKLINFSSAAAYYSDNKDTKYNGGMMLNAENVQNRSTFIPSDKLDPQVALVIDTMKIGEISQPQIFTGQDGKKTYKILYLKSVTDAHKANLAQDFPKIKDAAYNDKINRTISEWFEKRRKETFIKIDPEYQSCPQVKGWATPALVTADVK, from the coding sequence ATGAGAAAGTTTGGGATAGCCATTTTAAGCATTTTTTTAACCATATCAGTTGCCAGCGCGCAGCAACATACAACTGATTCAGCAGCAATGGCCAATATGCCAAGGCATACACTCGATAAAATAGCCGGGGTGGTGGGCAACAGTATTATTTTGCAATCTGATATTGAATTATCATACGCCAACTACCTTGCACAGGGTGGCGCGCCAAATCCTGCTGTTAAATGCCAGATCATACAGGGGCTTATATCCCAAAAAATATTGGCCCAACAGGCAATCATCGATAGTATTGACGTTAAGGACGACGAAGTAGATAACGAAGTTGACCGCAGAATGCGTACCATGGAGCAACGCGCCGGTGGCCAGGATAAGCTGGAGCAGTTTTTAGGCCGCTCCGTAATACAGTACAAAGACGAGGTTCGCCCGGACATACGTGAAGGTATGGTTGCTGATAAAATGAAGCAAAAAATTACCGACAAGCTGAATGTAACCCCTGAAGATGTTGAAAAATATTTTAATGCTATGCCCAAAGACAGCTTGCCAACCTTTAACAAAGAGGTTGAAGTAGGTGAAATAGTATTTCAGCCAAAATTAACCAAGGAAGAAAAACAAGCCTACAAACAAAAAGCTGAAGATTTGCGCAACCGTGTAAAAAATGGTGAGGATTTTGGTACGCTGGCCCGCCTGTATTCACAGGATCCGGTTTCGGCGGCTGAAGGTGGCGATGTGGGCTTTGCTGATAGAAATACCTTTGTAAAAGAGTTTACGGCATGGGCGTTTAAATTAAAGGCCGGTGAGATTTCGCCTGTATTTGAAACTGATTATGGCTTTCACTTTTTGCAGGTAATTGAACGCAGGGGAGAGCAGGTGCACGTGCGCCACATTTTGGTTATACCTGCAGTTACCAGTGCAAGTTTAATACGCTCAAAAGCCCGGGCCGATAGTATTTATAACCTGATGGTTAAAAATAAATTGATAAACTTTTCAAGTGCGGCGGCCTATTATTCTGATAATAAAGACACCAAATACAATGGGGGTATGATGCTGAACGCCGAGAATGTGCAGAATAGGAGCACCTTTATACCAAGTGATAAGCTTGACCCGCAAGTTGCCCTTGTAATTGATACCATGAAGATAGGTGAGATATCGCAACCGCAAATATTCACCGGTCAGGATGGTAAAAAAACTTATAAGATCTTATACCTTAAATCTGTTACCGATGCGCACAAAGCTAACCTTGCGCAGGATTTCCCTAAAATAAAGGATGCGGCTTATAACGATAAGATAAACCGCACCATAAGCGAGTGGTTTGAAAAAAGAAGAAAAGAAACCTTTATTAAAATAGATCCTGAATACCAGAGCTGTCCTCAGGTAAAGGGATGGGCAACACCAGCGTTAGTAACAGCCGACGTAAAATAA
- a CDS encoding non-canonical purine NTP diphosphatase yields the protein MQQLVFATNNAHKLEEVADKVAGKVKLLSLNDIGCHDDIAETGTTFQANASIKSYYIYQKYNLNCFGDDSGLEIDALNGEPGVYSARYAGEHGNHQANMDKVLEKLKDKTDRSASFRTVISLIWEDKEYFFEGTVNGTIRHELSGAAGFGYDPIFQPDGYDITFAEMSMVEKNSISHRAIAVGKLIEFLQGV from the coding sequence ATGCAACAATTAGTTTTCGCCACAAATAACGCGCATAAGCTGGAAGAAGTAGCCGATAAGGTAGCCGGCAAAGTTAAACTGCTTAGTTTAAATGATATTGGCTGCCATGATGATATTGCTGAAACTGGTACTACCTTTCAGGCTAATGCATCTATAAAAAGCTATTACATCTACCAAAAATATAACCTGAATTGCTTTGGGGATGATAGCGGACTGGAAATAGACGCTTTAAACGGTGAGCCGGGTGTATATTCGGCACGATATGCGGGCGAGCATGGCAACCACCAGGCTAATATGGATAAAGTACTGGAAAAATTGAAAGATAAAACCGACCGTTCAGCAAGTTTCCGCACCGTGATATCATTGATTTGGGAGGATAAGGAATATTTTTTTGAAGGAACAGTAAACGGCACCATCCGCCATGAACTCAGCGGAGCTGCAGGCTTTGGTTATGATCCGATTTTTCAACCCGATGGTTATGATATAACTTTTGCCGAAATGAGTATGGTAGAGAAAAATAGCATCAGTCACCGTGCAATAGCTGTTGGGAAGTTGATTGAGTTTTTGCAGGGAGTATAA